TCTGAGCACAATGCTCAGGGGAATTTTTCTGGAAGTGGAAATGTAGGCTGCTGGCGTCCTCCACGAGTGCAGTATGCCTCACCATCTTCTCCAACAGAAAGAGTTAAAGAGAAAGCAAGAGGCCATTCATTTAGAGAAGCCAAAAGCTCTCGTCTTCATTTCTCCTCCAGAGACTGGGCTGAATATGGATTTGGGCACGAATCACCTCGCAGACTGGCGAAGAACATTGTTGAGAGACTTTCGCAGTCTCGTGTTCAGGAAACCAGTCAAAAGGAGATTGACTATGACATGCCTGTCACAATTGAAGATGTTTATAGCGGATCCTTGAATAGAGACTTTGATGCTAATTCTGACACGGTTCCTCAGAGAAATTATTCTCTGGATGAACCTTGTAAAACGATTAAAAAATATCATGGGGAGGATGATTACCCGTACTTACAAAATAAAGTCTTTGGGGATCATTGTGAGGGTTTGAATGCCAAAGAATCTCTGGAGGAAATGGATGTTCGCTTAAGGAAAAGATCTAAGGAAGCTGAGGAGAGGGTCATGATTCTATCCGAAGAACTTGAGCAACAGAGCTTTCTTCACAGAAGTGGGTTTGATGTGCCATCTTTGATTCAGACAATTAGGAACCTCGCTGAGGAAAGAGTAAGCTTGGCACTTGATGTTTCAAGCCTTCTACACTCGCAAATTGCTGAGCGAGCTTCTTTCAAGGAAGAACTCAGACATGCAAAGAAAGACCTGGAATCCCAAACCAGAAGACTAGAGAAGGAAAAAAATGAGTTACAATCAGCACTGGAGAGGGAGATAGATAGGAGGTCCAATGAGTGGTCAGGTAAGCTTGAGAAATATCAGTTAGAGGAACAAAGGCTTCGTGAGCGAGTTAGAGAGCTTGCCGAGCAAAATGTATCACTTCAAAGGGAAGTCTCATCTTTTAATGAGAGGGATGCAGAGAGCAGAAGCAAGATCACCTATTTTGAGCAACAATACAAGGACCTGACTATAAGGGTGGAAAACATGAAAGAGGAGAATCAAGATCTTCAAAAGAATCTTACAGAATTTCAAGAGAACTATAGAGCTGCAGAAGACAACCGTGTTTGTGTCCAAAAGAATTTTGAAAGTAAAGAGAGAGAGTGCAGGGAACTACATAAATCTATTACAAGATTATTAAGAACCTGCAGTGAACAGGAGAAGACTATTGATGGTTTACGAGAAGCTTTTGATGAGAAACTGGGGAAGAGCGAACCATTAGAAAATTTTGATAAGCATGTGGTGAGGTTGCAAATGGAGCAAATGAGATTGACAGGAGTGGAGGTGGCCTTGAGAAGGGAGTTGGAGTCTCTAAGGCTTGAAGTAGATTCTCTTCGACATGAGAATATGAATTTATTAACCCGGTCAAAAGGCAATGGAAGAGAAGGTGATGCTTTAACTATTCGGCTAGATAAGGAAATGTGGACTCGGATTTGCTGTTTACAAAATCAAGGACTTTCAGTGTTAAATGAAAATTCACAGTTATGCTCAAAATTACTTGACTTTGTCAAAGTGAAAATATCCCAATGttcagaaacaaagcaaggaaaCAAAGTTATCAAGCATGGTCTAGATGGGCACTTTGTCATTGAAGCTGAAATGAAAGTTCAAGGAATGAGGCGTGAGATTGAAAACTTATCAAGGAGTTTGCAAAAGATCTCCGGATTGTTGGATGATAGATCCAAACTAGCAGCTTCTATATTTCAGCTAAAGAACACGGATGCAAATGGTTCAATGCACTCAAATCGGCAAACTCCAGAGGTAGGTTTCTACAAAACATGCTTTTAAAACTATCATCATTCGAGTATTTTGATAATGTTGTAATTAGTGTTTCTATTACTCACACAGGACCTAATAAAATATGAACTCAAAGCAGAAATTTTGTTGACAAATCTATTGAGAGAAAAATTGTATTctaaagaacaggaggttgaacAGTTGCAAGCTGAACTTGCTACAGCTGTAAGAGGTACTGATATACTTCAATGCGAAGTTCAAAATGCAATGGACAACGTTTCCTTTGTCACCCACAAGTTGAAAGATCTCGAACTTCAGGTAATTTCTTAGACCATAAATAGGAAAGCATAAATCAGTCCTACGAGAAGAAACATTTCATTGCCGTAATTTAGTGTGCATGTGACATAATTTAGTGTTCTCTATCAGTATACATTAATCATTCTATTGGGAATATATAATCTTTAAATAGCTCTTTCATAGTATTTTTATGAAGTGCCTGGCGATATGTTATTTGTGCATCCCTTACATTGCTGTTGATTACTGTCATTTTTGCACTCGTTATTGCCTGATCTTTTTCACTAAATttactcttctttttttttcattgctTGTCAATAGATGCTTAAGAAGGATAATACTCTTAATCGTCTCCAGACTGATCTTCAAGAATCTACCAAGGAGTTGACTGTTATGAGAGGGATACTGCCAAAAATCTCAGCAGAGAGAGATTTGATGTGGAATGAGGTGAAGCAATACAGTGAAAAAAACATGCTTTTGAACTCTGAGGTTAATGTATTGAAAAAGAAGCTAGAATCTCTTGACGAAGAGATACTTCTAAAGGAAGGTCAGATCACAATCCTAAAAGACACCATAGGGAAGAAACCTTTTGATCTCCTATCCAGTCCTGACTCAACCCGAGAATTTTGTCTCCAATGAAAACAAAACCAAAGTTTCTTATAATAACCATACTTGTTAATAGTTCTATACTTTTGAAAGGTTTCTTGTACCTTTTGATAATGCTCACTTTCTCCAATTTAAGTTGTTGTCAGCAAGAAGTGAACGAATTAATTTTCATGATTCTTTTGTAACCGATTTGTTTCATACTTGTATGTAGTTTGTTGTTTGTTTACCTTTCATTTACTTGAGACGACCAAGTAATTGTGATTTAGTTGTCGTGTCAATTTATGTGTTGATTCATTTCTTAAGGCTCTTTACCTTGTTGTCAAAGTCATTTATTTTTACTAGTTACTCGTTAGAATTGGGAAAGTCAATGAAATATGACATGGAGTGTTGCGCTACAATAACGAATGTGTTGATTAATTTCTTAAAGCTCTTTACCTTCTTGGCAAAATCATATCATTTTACACAGTTACTTGTTTGTATTGGGAAAATCAATGAAATATGAAATGGGGTGTTGCCTTGCaactttttgtatttttattttttacaaatgACTAATTACTCGTTTATAATAATATTGAAGTACAATGATCATAATAGAAAGTGGATACTTTTTCAACCTAATAATCTCATTTTTTATCTGAAATGCATATCTAACATGAAATAACTAGGATCTAGTGAAAATTCAAAATGTTATCACAATACAATAATTACAAGCATTTAATAGATTAGCCATTCACTCATTTTCATCAGTCATCACCAAAGGAAGCTACGATTGGCTCATAACTCCTTTTGAAGTGACAATAATTGAAGCCATACCATACATTTTCTGGTACAAAAGTTCTAAAATAAAACTGATAAGAGACCTGCACAACATGACCACTTTCTTGTTGATGAACCTTCACCCAACCAGGTTTCCACTCGTTGGAACCAACTTTTTTAAGGTACAATGAATAGACTTTGTCACTCACACATGGTCCACTGGCCTCAAATATGTCAGATGGCACATTGTTTGAATCCGCTATGAACTCCATCTTGTCTTCTTGAACTTTTTGTCGGAGCATACAAGAGCTTGGGATTCTTCAGATGCTTCACTATGATGAGATTTTCCTTGGCGTCACTGAACCGAACACTGACGTGGTATCTAGTATCTGCAGATGGTGCACATGTTGTCTCAATCTCAATTGAGTAGGAGCGGTTTCTTCAGGGCCCTATGGAGGCTTGGTTTGTTAACTGGAATTGAATTCCTTTGAATTCCTTTGATCAAGAAAGAGATAAGGAGGGTAATTGCAGGAATGGATGGAAATCTCAGTATGGTTTGTGTCAAGATGGTAATTGCATTATAGGTGACTCAAGTGTGTGTAGATATAATGATGGTGTTTCTTTAACAAGATTCTATTAGGAGATAAAGAAGGTGTGATATAAAGAAATCTaaagtaaaggcaaaggaaatggGTTGCTTTCAGAAAGAGAGATTCACATTCCTTTTAGTCAGTAGGAAGAGAACAATGGATATCTTTTAACCGTTGCGGATTCCCAACCAAAGCCATAATTTGTGGCTGTGACTGAAGATTTTACAACATTTGGAACttataaagagagaaaaagatGCAAACCATCTCCCACTGACTCACTCCTGAATTTTTGTGAAAAAGAATTTAAGGAAAATGCTTACTCATACaaattctttttctttctcctttttGATGGATGTGTGAAGATTTAACTTTCAACTTTTGTCAGTCGTTCTCTACCCACAGTATGACTCATCATCCTTATAAAAaaagttctttttttttcttctccttttcctttattgagagaaaaagagagataATGGTGGATATTGATGATGatcacaatatatttttattatttgaaaaaaaaaatgtaaatcaCAACTCCAATAAACTCAAGCAAAGAGCTGAGTCTATTACAGTCAGAACAATATGAAAATAGCTGTTGGACACCATGTCGGTAGATTGATATCACAGAGAAGCAGATTTCCAGAATTCAATGGGTCTCCTATGCTGTACATGGAGAAAAATAAGAGTAAAGAGTCATTAATCAAAAAAGCCATATAAAACATCATTTATTAAGAGTTATTTTTAACACttcaaattatattattataggtCAGGGTCCATTAAGCCAAACACTGCAAATCAATGCTATTTTTACCATATTGACTGtcttttttcgctatcaactaattaaaatagtttaaaaaaaatgcaagaacacagattttacgtggttcaggttgttAATTAATCATattccacgagtcacttgtattggGAATTGGGAAGCATGGGGTCTCAAGCTTCTATGGGGTTCAGACAGCGTGGATTGAGGTTAAGGGGGATTTACTACCAACATTCAATCTGGGACCCTTTAtaaagtgtcatattcctatttaTAGATGTTTGAGGACAATTTATTGCCTTAAGGGGGATTTACTACCAACATTCTCCCTTAATGGGGGTATTAATACTAAAAAATACACATTCCACTGATTATGGAGGTTGTGGGCCTGGACGTATCTCCTTGGGCCCACTTACGAGGTTACAGCCCACAACTTTATGGGGTAACACGTCCATGACAGTGTCAAGGGATAGCTGAACATTTTCCCATGTAAGGCGACGTCGTAAGACATTCTGCTTGTCGTTCGTACGGACTCGACACCACGACTAGGGTAACAATAACATGTCAGACAACTGCTCGTGGTCCAGGGTTTCTGCGCTTGGCACCTAGCACTATACTCCAGGCCCGAAGGGCAGTTCTCGTAGGCCTGGAGGATTGGAACAGAGAGGACAGGGAGGGCATCATAACTGTAGTCCTCGAGGTGTAATTCCCCGATGACATCCTTCTTTGGAGGCAGTGCACAATCAGGACAGATAGGCTTGCCCTTTGAGGAGCTCTAGGTGAGCTCATCAGGGCTTCAATATTTTCTGTGAAGCTTAATTACTCTCTAATGATTGTCACGTGTCActtggtgaaaacacagacaacatttgccccccaagtcttcactcgtccacacagacagtggagacttagatcAAGATGAGTAATCTTAAGGGTCGTATTCAAGGGGAGACGTTTGGACTTCTCGAGACTTGCTACCCATAAAAGGGTGACGCCACATGTTGACTCCCTattgctgggcccatcaatcGGTGTCATTTAATGAGGGATCTCGTCCATGCTTAAAACGTTTATTCCGTACCCGAGGTATCTTTTCAAGCTGTACCTGAGGCATCCTTTTCCCACATTTTGATCATGAACCGTGCCTTGACAATTGGGACCGTTGGATCACTCTCGAGTGCCTACTTCCTAGGTGATCGACGATAGGGGATTGACTGCTTCCCGTCCAAGTGCAAGAGTATAAATTCAAAACTTGGCCTCTCATATCATTTGTGTTAATATTCGAAACTCACCCCATTTCAAAGCTCATAAAACCCTCTCATCAAGAACACATTCTTCAGGCTCAGAAATTCTCCACAAGTGACCCTGGAAGGTTGGAGAGAAGCTAGATATTTCTAGGTAAACCGTACCAAGTATCTCCGCGTTCGAACCAGACTAAGCACTTACCAAAGTTTCATATCGAGTAAGTCATCCTTTTTTGAATTTCTATTCATGTCGATTCCTAGGTTTATGTTTAGCCTCTTTGGGATTTTAGGATTTAGAAGTCATTTTGACATCTTTTAGTTTGTATAGGTCCCTGCTAGTGTTTAAACTAGCCAAAATGGACCATTCATGCTCTTTGGGGTTTTTTGGCGTTATGGGTATTTGACATGAATCTGGAAAATTTCCAAATTCTAGCAAAGTTCTTGAGTTTCCGGTGGTGTTCTCCGGGAGCCAATTTAGGGTTTTGGGGACACTCATTTCCTTAGAAATTTCTCCTCCTCCCCTCCCTGAGCAGTTGTCTTAGGGGTTTTTGTATTTTGGCCCGTCTTCCTTCAGTTAAAATGCTAACTATTTGGTTTTTACCTCAAATCTCCGAGGAGCTCTACCACCTCCATCAACAAGGTTTCTACGCTTTCGACGAGAAAATAACTGTCATGGCCCGTGGAGGCAAACGACAAAAGGTTGGACGGGCGAAGGCCCAAGCACCAGCACGGGATCTGTTGGTACAAGAAGCTTTTCCGGCTGCGGAGAGGCCTGTGCAGCTAAGAATGACGGAGGAGCAGGTGAATGAAGCTCCCATTCCCCACCCCACACAAAGGTATTAAGTTGCGGGATTTGAAGCGGAGCAATATCCAAGCAAACTAAATCACCCTCTTGCCTTGGAACGCATCTAAGGCATTACAAGATCGGAGAGGAGTTCTTAGTGCTCCTTTGTTGAGAATTGGAGAGGACACATCGTAGTGTGCACGGCCTTGGGGCGTGGAGTCAATCCCACTTGATGGCGGGAGCTACCTTGCCACTACATCAGTACTTTGTTAACTTCTTGAAGTACATGAAGATCGGTATAGGGCCCTCGCTGGAATGTACGTCCTATACCGGAGAAGGAATTGGCCAGAGCCTTCTCCAGCAAAGATCCTGTACTTCTACAACTTCCATACCACACCGAGGAAGAAGCAGAGTGACCTCGACGGGTACTATGCCTTAATGAAGTATGCCCATCCTGTGGTTTTATTTCCTAAATGAGGAAATTGATCACAGCTGTATATAGGGATCCATTTGGTGTTAATACCAAATATCATGTAATCTTTTCTTTCTAGAAATAAGGGATTATAATTTTGTTTTTCTTAGAATTAGCTGattgtatatttatttgtttagatTTATTTTTTCCTTTTAGGTTGTATATATATTCCCTCATTGGAGATAATAAAATAAGACATTCAAAAACTCACATGGTAACAGAGCCATAACTTTCCTAGGatctcaatattttttttctttcttcttctcttctccgTGTGTCCATTCTTGTCTGCAATGGCTGCTGTAAAAGACAGCTTCATCTCAGAGGTAACCTCCAAAATGTCCTCATCAGATCAATCCCTCTCTACTCCAGCTCTCTCTCACAGCAATGAAGCTATCTCTCTGGTTACCAGCCACAAATTCAATGGACACAACTATCTCCAATGGTCTCCATCTGTGCTAATGTATATTGGTGGAAAAGGCGAGGAATATTTCACTGGGGAAATTTCTGCTCCAAAGTCAGATGATCCTACGTTCAAAACTTGGAAATCTGACAATCATATGATGAAATCATGGTTGATAAGCTCTATGAATAATGATATAGGAGAAAATTTTCTCTTATATGCCACGACAAAGGAATTATGGGATGTTGTCAAAGAGTCTTATTCAAGTTCTGAAAATACCTCAGAACTCTTTGCTATCGAAGCTGCCTTGTATGATCTCCGCCAAGATGATACCTCTATCACTCAATACTTCAACACTCTCACACGCTATTGTCAACAGCTGATCTATTTGAAGACTATGCCTGGAAGTGTACTCATGATACTACCCTCTACCGTACCATTGTAGAGAAAAAGAGGACTTTCAAATTTCTTCATGGCCTTAACAAAAATCTCGATGTAGTCCAGAGTCGAATCATGAGCACCAAGCCCCTTCCTAAGGTCAAAGAGGCATTCTCTGAAGTCCATCTTGAAGTAGGAAAAAGGTTATGATAGGCTCTCCAACTCTACTTTCAGATGCCCGAGGATAGTCTCGTggtgcaaatcttgataatcgtCAGAATAAGGGACATCCTTGGTGTGACCATTGCCGAAAACCTGGATACTACAGAGAAATATGCTGGAAAATCCATAAAAAGCCTCCAGATTGGAAGCCCAAGTCATGGGGTGATCGTGAGAGTCAAGGGAATGTTGCTGCCACTACTAGTTCTACTGCTGAAGGGAATAAAGATGCATCTGAATCAACTCCATTTACTAAAGCTCAGCTTAAGGCCCTTGAAAAACTTCTAAGTCAGTCCTCCAATCAGCCAAATGCTACTTAGGGTACTGGAATGTTGGCAATGAGAGGTAATAAGTTAGTAGGTTGTTTTGTCAATAAAAGATTTACTAAATCTTGGATTCTTGACTCTGGCGCATTAGATCACATGACCGGAGATGCATCAATTTTTTATGAGTTTGACACGAGTGCAGGAAATCATACTCTCTCAAGTTGTTGATGGCACACTCTCTCAAGTTGAGGGTTCGGGTTCAGTCACAATAAATAAGGACCTGACTCTCACATATGTACTTTATGTGCCTAAATTGGACTGTAATTTGCTTTCTAATAGTAAATTTACTCATGACGACCATTGTGTGACTAAATTTTTCACAAATCTTTGTGTATTTCAGGACTTGGATTCGGGAAAGAGGATTGGCAGTGCTGAGATGTGTTCTGGTCTTTATGTTCTACAGAATGAAATTCTGTCCACTAGCAGTCCAAAAGTTCAGTTTGTTTTCTTTGAATAATCAGTCTATTTCTTATTCTAATAAAGATAATAATATTATGTTATGGCATTATCATCTTAGTCATCCGAATTTTTTGTATCTGTCAAAAATGTTTCCTTagttatttattaataaaaatccaAACTCTTTTTGCTGTGAAATCTGTCAATTTGCAAAACCCTCGCTATAGTTATTCTAGATTATCATATAAACCATCCAaacatttttcattcattcagtGATGTATGGGGACCTTCACGTGTAAACACTATAACTGGAAAAAGATGATTTATATCATTTATAGATGATCACACTAGATTAAATTAAGGGaatttcttatgaaaaataaaTCAGAAGTGAGTGAGATTTTTCAGCGCTTTCATTCTATGATTCAAACTAAGATTCAAATTCTCAAAATAGACAATGCCAAAGAATTTTTTAATTCTGTTCTGGGTTCCTATATGATACAACAGGGCTTCATTCACTTAAATTCTTGTGTTGACACTCCTCAACAAAATAGAATTGTTGAACGCAAAAATCGACATCTTCTTGAAGTTGCTCGATCTCTCATGTTAGGGACTCGCGTTCCCAAATTTTTCTGGGGTGACGCAGTTCTTACTACTGCCTATCTCATCAATCGGAAGCCATCTAAAGTTCTCAAATTTAAAACTCCGTGTCAAACTCTCTTGCAACTATTCCCTCATACAAGGTTCATTAGTTTTGTTGATCCTAAGATTTTTGGTTGCACTGTTTTTGTCCATCTCTATTCGCAACAGTGCATTAAGTTAGATCCTAAATCTATCAAATGCATCTCTATTGGTTATTCATCTCATCACAAGGATTATAAGTTTTATTCTCCTACTACTAAAAAAACCTATAACTCTATGGATATCACCTTTTTCGAAAACCATGCTTATTACAAGTCTGAGATTCAGGGGGAAAATGTAAGTGAATCTCATCTTTGGGATATTATTCGAAGCACCCATACTGACATTATTCCAGGTACTCATACTTATACTCCACCTTCTGTACAATCTTCCAAACCACAGCCAATGGATCCATCTCCTCAAGTCATAGAAAATCAAGATCCATCTAGTTGTTCCCAAGTCATAGAAAATCAAGATCTATCTAGTCCTTCCCAAGTCATAGAAAATCAATCTGGAAATTCATCTGGGCCACCAATGACTGTTGATTCTCAACCAGAACCTAAAGAGTTGCGTGTCTACCAAAGAAGAAAAAATTCTGAGAAAGAATTAGAAGACCGAACACATCTCGAGGACCACCATGAATTGGAACTAGAACCACATCCTCCAGAAATACATTCAGGTTTGCCTAGTCATGATAATGTTACTCATATAAATGATGATCTGCCTATTGCTTTGAGAAAGGGAGTTCGTGCTTGTACTAAACATCCCATTGGCAATTGTGTCCTATAGTATCTTCTATCCTCCCTATCAGACATTTGTCTTTGTTCTTGATAGTGTACAGATTCCTCATACAATCCAAGAGGCACTGACTGATCCTAGTTGGAAAAAGGTTGTACAAGATGAGATCAACTTTTTGGTAAAGAATGGTACTTGGGAAATTACAAAATTACCAAATGAAAGAGGCCTGTGGGATGCAAATGAGTATTCACCATTAAACATAAAGCAGATGGTAGCATTGAGAGGTTTAAAGCTCGCTTGGTTGCTAAGGGTTTCACTCAGTCTTATGGGATAGATTATCAAGAGACATTTGTGCCTGTGGCTAAACTCAACACCATCCGTGTTCTATTCTCTCTTGCTGCAAATCGGGACTGGCCACTGCACCAACTAGATGTTAagaatgctttcttgaatggTGATCTTGAAGAAGAAGTCTATATGGATATTCCACTTGGCTTTGAGAATTCATCCAACCAGGACAAAGTACGTAGACTCAAAAAATCTCAATATGGCCTTAAGCAATCTCCACGAGCATGGTTTGGAAAATTCACTAAATCCATCATTCAAAATGGCTATACTCAATGTCAAGTAGATCACACATTGTTTGTCAAACTCTCATCAGATAAAAGGATTGCTATCCTAATTGTTTATATTGATGATATAATACTAATTGGCGATTATAAGGAGGAACCGGAAATGTTGAAAAGTTTCCTATCAAAGGAATTTGAGATTAAAGATTTTGGATATCTCAAATATTTTCTTGGCATGGAAATTGCACGATCAATACCTGGCATGTTTGTTTCTCAACGTATGTTCTAGACTTACTCAAGGAAATAGAAATGCTTGGGTGTAAATCGGCCTCAACTCCAATGGATTCTAATAAGAAAATTGGCTCAGGGATAGATAAGATACCTATGGGCAGAGGGAGATATGAAAGGCTAGTTGGACGCCTTATTTATTTATCTCACACTAGACCTGATATTGGTTTTCGTGTTAGTGTGGTGAGTCAATACATGAATAATACAACTGAGGAACACATGGAAGTTGTTACTAGAATTCTTAGATACCTCAAGATGACTCCAGGAAAATGTCTTATTTTCAGGAAGAATGATAATAAAGAAATCAGAGTCTACACAGACGCAGACTGGGCAGGAGATGTAGCATATAGGAATATTTCAGGTTATTGTTCTTATGTTTGGGGTAATCTAGTAACATGGAGGAGTAAGAAACGGTCAGTTGTTTCTAGAAGCTCAGCCGAAGCCGAATTTAGAGCTTTAGCTCTTGACATTTGTGAAGGGATTTGGCTGAAAAAATTACTTGGTGAACTGGGAGTATTTACAGAAGAGTCTATACAAATGTTTTGTGACAGTCAAGCTGCCATTAGTATTGTAAAAAATCTGGTTCATCACGATAGAACTAAGCATATTGAGATAGATAGACAATTCATCACTGAGAAAATTGAAAATGCCATTGTTCAAACCATTTATATTCCATCAAGATTTCAAACTGCAGACATCCTCACCAAAGCTCTCCTAAGAACT
This genomic interval from Humulus lupulus chromosome 8, drHumLupu1.1, whole genome shotgun sequence contains the following:
- the LOC133798500 gene encoding golgin IMH1, translating into MKKLFFFRSSASSGNGNSSNKEFAQPSNQEETYWENPSSSQASYMAESSFPSSRGLFSKSRKQVSDIQNSSNTPALRRSRSMSSAAFLGVEPAQLDFSSPRNQSRSPTSSVRSGVPHQHNDHSFRSLTPERQTTKRSACSSKKHHDSSGSSSTSSSNVSSKIVDRYIDGEQQEQSRSEHNAQGNFSGSGNVGCWRPPRVQYASPSSPTERVKEKARGHSFREAKSSRLHFSSRDWAEYGFGHESPRRLAKNIVERLSQSRVQETSQKEIDYDMPVTIEDVYSGSLNRDFDANSDTVPQRNYSLDEPCKTIKKYHGEDDYPYLQNKVFGDHCEGLNAKESLEEMDVRLRKRSKEAEERVMILSEELEQQSFLHRSGFDVPSLIQTIRNLAEERVSLALDVSSLLHSQIAERASFKEELRHAKKDLESQTRRLEKEKNELQSALEREIDRRSNEWSGKLEKYQLEEQRLRERVRELAEQNVSLQREVSSFNERDAESRSKITYFEQQYKDLTIRVENMKEENQDLQKNLTEFQENYRAAEDNRVCVQKNFESKERECRELHKSITRLLRTCSEQEKTIDGLREAFDEKLGKSEPLENFDKHVVRLQMEQMRLTGVEVALRRELESLRLEVDSLRHENMNLLTRSKGNGREGDALTIRLDKEMWTRICCLQNQGLSVLNENSQLCSKLLDFVKVKISQCSETKQGNKVIKHGLDGHFVIEAEMKVQGMRREIENLSRSLQKISGLLDDRSKLAASIFQLKNTDANGSMHSNRQTPEDLIKYELKAEILLTNLLREKLYSKEQEVEQLQAELATAVRGTDILQCEVQNAMDNVSFVTHKLKDLELQMLKKDNTLNRLQTDLQESTKELTVMRGILPKISAERDLMWNEVKQYSEKNMLLNSEVNVLKKKLESLDEEILLKEGQITILKDTIGKKPFDLLSSPDSTREFCLQ